From Cytophagia bacterium CHB2, one genomic window encodes:
- a CDS encoding type II toxin-antitoxin system RelE/ParE family toxin, producing the protein MLARYRVRVARRAKIDLLEILNYVARDNPRAADKLEQRFTGSLSSLQHFPERFSKIREKFYTRFVYRHALVSSYRIIFRIWGRDVLVVRIIHQARLLREKMLADKG; encoded by the coding sequence GTGCTCGCACGGTATCGCGTTCGCGTCGCCAGGCGCGCCAAAATTGATCTTCTTGAAATATTGAACTACGTTGCCAGAGATAACCCCAGAGCAGCAGATAAGCTCGAACAGCGTTTTACCGGAAGTTTGAGTTCCCTCCAGCATTTTCCTGAGCGATTTTCGAAAATCCGTGAAAAATTTTATACCCGCTTCGTTTACCGGCATGCCCTTGTCAGCTCATATCGAATCATCTTTCGGATTTGGGGCAGAGATGTGTTAGTTGTGCGAATTATCCACCAGGCCAGACTCTTAAGAGAAAAAATGCTTGCCGATAAAGGGTAA
- a CDS encoding type II toxin-antitoxin system Phd/YefM family antitoxin, with product MLEILQKRTISITELESKAGKIVAEARRSGKPYLITQNGKPMALLLDAKSYLDELATEALARQIATGEADIAAGKVEDLEEVLKEVRRARTVSRSRRQARQN from the coding sequence ATGCTCGAAATCCTGCAAAAACGTACGATCTCAATAACCGAGCTTGAATCCAAAGCGGGCAAAATCGTTGCAGAGGCAAGACGATCTGGCAAGCCCTATCTGATTACACAAAACGGTAAGCCGATGGCCTTGCTTTTAGATGCTAAATCCTACCTTGATGAGCTTGCGACGGAAGCGCTTGCCCGCCAAATTGCAACAGGAGAAGCCGATATTGCGGCGGGTAAAGTTGAGGATCTAGAAGAAGTTTTGAAGGAGGTTCGGCGTGCTCGCACGGTATCGCGTTCGCGTCGCCAGGCGCGCCAAAATTGA
- a CDS encoding 3-deoxy-7-phosphoheptulonate synthase class II, which yields MTPWTPESWRTKPISQQPAYPDPAHLERVLSQLRSYPSLVFPGEVDYLKRLLKDAAQGKRFLLQGGDCAERFQDFNSRAIADKLKILLQMSLVLIYGLRKPVVRIGRIAGQFAKPRSAAYETSNGQRLQVFRGDSINSFEPNVKTRVPDPERLLQSYYHAATTINYIRALIEGGFADLHHPDHWNLEFISKSDRRRDYRRLVKRILDSIQFMEALGGVKAEVLGRVDFFISHEGLLLAYEEALTHYLPERKRYYNLGAHTLWIGDRTRQLDSAHVEYFRGLANPVGVKIGTSCTPDELIALIRALNPQNEWGRLTLITRLGKNAIGELLPPLIRAVQKHKYRVLWCCDPMHGNTKTTARGVKTRDFRDILSELAQCFDIHRRNESHLGGVHFELTGEPVTECLGGAEQIVEDDLATNYQTYCDPRLNYSQSMEMAFQIASAHDVRVPNLAWPSF from the coding sequence ATGACACCCTGGACGCCCGAGAGCTGGAGAACAAAACCCATCTCACAGCAGCCCGCCTATCCCGATCCGGCACACCTGGAGCGAGTCCTGTCTCAGCTCCGTTCTTATCCGTCGTTGGTTTTTCCCGGAGAAGTCGATTATCTCAAACGCCTGCTCAAAGACGCGGCACAGGGCAAACGCTTTCTGCTGCAAGGCGGCGATTGCGCCGAACGCTTTCAAGATTTCAACAGCCGCGCGATTGCCGATAAATTGAAAATCCTGCTGCAAATGAGTTTGGTGCTGATTTATGGCTTGCGCAAACCGGTGGTGCGCATCGGTCGCATTGCCGGGCAATTTGCCAAGCCGCGCTCGGCCGCCTATGAAACCAGCAACGGCCAGCGCTTACAAGTTTTTCGCGGCGACAGCATCAATTCGTTCGAGCCGAACGTCAAAACCCGTGTTCCGGATCCCGAGCGATTGTTGCAAAGTTATTATCACGCCGCAACCACGATCAATTATATCCGCGCTTTGATCGAAGGCGGATTCGCCGACCTGCATCATCCCGATCACTGGAATTTGGAGTTCATTTCAAAAAGCGATCGCCGCCGGGATTACCGCCGCCTGGTCAAACGCATTCTCGACAGCATTCAATTCATGGAGGCGTTGGGCGGTGTGAAAGCCGAGGTGTTGGGTCGAGTTGATTTTTTCATTTCACACGAAGGCTTGTTACTGGCTTACGAAGAGGCGCTCACGCATTATCTGCCGGAACGCAAGCGTTACTACAATCTTGGCGCGCACACGCTGTGGATCGGCGATCGCACACGCCAGCTTGACAGCGCGCATGTGGAATATTTTCGCGGCCTCGCCAATCCTGTTGGCGTAAAGATCGGCACGAGCTGCACGCCGGACGAGTTGATTGCGTTGATTCGCGCGCTCAATCCCCAAAATGAGTGGGGGCGCTTGACTTTGATTACGCGTTTAGGGAAAAATGCCATCGGAGAGTTATTGCCGCCGCTGATTCGCGCGGTGCAAAAGCACAAATACCGCGTGCTTTGGTGTTGTGATCCCATGCACGGCAACACCAAAACCACCGCACGCGGCGTCAAAACCCGTGATTTTCGCGATATTCTCTCGGAGCTGGCGCAGTGTTTCGATATCCATCGCCGGAATGAGAGCCACCTCGGCGGCGTGCATTTCGAGTTGACCGGAGAGCCTGTAACCGAGTGCCTGGGCGGCGCCGAGCAAATCGTGGAAGATGATCTTGCCACGAATTATCAAACCTATTGCGACCCGCGCCTGAATTATTCCCAGAGCATGGAAATGGCGTTTCAAATTGCCAGCGCGCACGATGTTCGTGTGCCGAATCTTGCCTGGCCCAGCTTCTAA
- a CDS encoding cytochrome c produces the protein MKKLLKIFVGILAVLVILIIGGVLYLTQGLPNVGDAPDLTVAATPEVIARGEYLANHVTVCIDCHSTRDFRYYSGPVTPGTEGKGGEEMTETIGTLRVPNITPAAIGNWSDGEIARAITAGVDKNGEPLFPMMPYPIYNELGEEDVHAIVAYLRTLPPIQNEVARTQLSFPMNLIVRTIPKPYTPKTRPPASDTLAYGKYLNTVSGCHFCHTPVDDKGQALPGMDFAGGQEFKFPDGKVVRTANITPEMDTGIGAWDRAYFVGRFKEYADSAAAHIPVPQGGDNTVMPWTMYAGMTEEDLSAIYSYLRTVKPVVNQIERYPAPEANGK, from the coding sequence ATGAAGAAGTTGCTCAAAATTTTTGTGGGGATTCTGGCCGTACTGGTGATCTTGATTATCGGCGGCGTGCTTTATCTTACTCAGGGCTTGCCGAATGTCGGCGACGCGCCCGATCTTACTGTTGCCGCGACGCCGGAAGTCATTGCGCGCGGAGAATATCTGGCAAATCATGTGACGGTGTGTATTGACTGTCACTCGACGCGCGACTTTCGTTACTATTCCGGCCCGGTTACGCCCGGCACCGAGGGCAAGGGCGGCGAGGAAATGACGGAGACCATCGGCACATTGCGTGTACCCAACATCACGCCGGCAGCCATCGGAAATTGGAGCGACGGCGAGATTGCGCGCGCCATCACTGCCGGCGTCGACAAAAACGGCGAACCGCTTTTTCCGATGATGCCTTATCCGATTTACAACGAGCTGGGCGAAGAGGATGTTCACGCCATCGTCGCTTATTTGCGCACGCTGCCGCCGATCCAAAACGAAGTGGCGCGCACGCAGCTTAGCTTCCCCATGAATCTCATCGTGCGCACGATTCCCAAACCCTACACCCCCAAAACACGGCCGCCGGCTTCTGACACGCTCGCCTACGGCAAATATTTGAACACGGTTTCGGGTTGCCATTTCTGCCATACGCCGGTTGATGACAAAGGCCAGGCTTTGCCGGGCATGGATTTCGCCGGCGGACAGGAGTTCAAGTTTCCGGACGGCAAAGTCGTGCGCACGGCCAACATTACTCCAGAAATGGATACCGGCATCGGCGCATGGGATCGAGCCTATTTCGTCGGACGCTTTAAAGAATATGCCGACTCCGCGGCAGCTCACATTCCCGTACCGCAAGGCGGGGACAACACCGTGATGCCGTGGACAATGTACGCGGGCATGACGGAAGAAGATCTGAGCGCGATTTACAGCTATCTGCGCACGGTGAAGCCGGTGGTTAATCAAATTGAGCGCTACCCGGCGCCAGAAGCAAATGGCAAGTAG